From the Rhinolophus sinicus isolate RSC01 linkage group LG02, ASM3656204v1, whole genome shotgun sequence genome, one window contains:
- the LOC109461442 gene encoding alcohol dehydrogenase E chain isoform X1 has translation MVATGVCRSDDHVVSGHFLIPLPVIAGHEAAGIVESIGEGVTTVRPGDKVIPLFTPQCGKCSVCKHPEGNFCLKNDLSKPRGTMQDGTRRFTCRGKPISHFLGISTFSQYTVVDEISVAKIDAASPLEKVCLIGCGFTTGYGSAVKVAKVTQGSTCVVFGLGGVGLSVIMGCKAAGAARIIGVDINKDKFEKAKEVGATECINPQDFRKPIDEVLKEMSGGGVDFSFEVIGRLDTMMAALLCCQEAYGISVIVGVPPDSQNLSMNPMLLLSGRTWKGAIFGGFKSKESVPKLVDDFMAKKFPLDALITHVLPFEKINEGFDLLRSGRSIRTILTF, from the exons ATGGTGGCCACAGGAGTCTGTCGGTCAGATGACCACGTAGTTAGTGGACACTTTCTCATACCTCTTCCTGTGATCGCTGGCCATGAGGCAGCTGGGATTGTGGAGAGCATTGGAGAAGGAGTGACTACAGTAAGACCAG GTGATAAAGTCATCCCACTCTTTACACCCCAGTGTGGGAAATGCAGTGTTTGTAAACACCCAGAAGGCAACTTCTGCTTGAAAAACGA TTTGAGCAAACCTCGGGGGACTATGCAGGACGGTACCAGGAGGTTCACCTGCAGAGGGAAGCCCATCAGCCACTTCCTTGGCATCAGCACCTTCTCCCAGTACACAGTGGTGGACGAGATCTCAGTGGCCAAGATAGATGCAGCCTCACCACTAGAGAAAGTCTGTCTCATTGGCTGTGGATTCACTACTGGTTATGGGTCTGCAGTCAAAGTTGCCAAG GTTACCCAGGGCTCCACTTGTGTGGTGTTTGGCCTTGGAGGAGTCGGCCTGTCTGTTATTATGGGCTGTAAAGCGGCAGGAGCAGCCAGGATCATTGGGGTGGACATCAACAAAGATAAATTTGAGAAGGCAAAGGAAGTGGGTGCCACTGAGTGCATCAACCCACAGGACTTCAGGAAACCCATCGACGAGGTGCTGAAGGAAATGAGCGGTGGAGGTGTGGATTTTTCATTTGAAGTCATTGGTCGGCTTGACACCATG ATGGCTGCCTTGTTGTGCTGTCAAGAGGCATATGGCATAAGTGTCATTGTAGGAGTACCTCCTGATTCCCAAAACCTCTCCATGAACCCCATGTTGCTATTGAGTGGACGTACCTGGAAAGGAGCGATTTTTGGTG gcTTTAAGAGTAAAGAGTCTGTCCCCAAACTTGTGGATGATTTTATGGCTAAGAAGTTTCCATTAGATGCATTAATAACCCATGTTTtaccttttgaaaaaataaatgaaggattCGACCTGCTTCGATCTGGAAGGAG tatCCGTACCATCCTGACATTTTGA
- the LOC109461442 gene encoding alcohol dehydrogenase E chain isoform X2, whose amino-acid sequence MSTAGKVIKCKAAVLWELNKPFAIEEVEVAPPKAHEVRIKMVATGVCRSDDHVVSGHFLIPLPVIAGHEAAGIVESIGEGVTTVRPGDKVIPLFTPQCGKCSVCKHPEGNFCLKNDLSKPRGTMQDGTRRFTCRGKPISHFLGISTFSQYTVVDEISVAKIDAASPLEKVCLIGCGFTTGYGSAVKVAKVTQGSTCVVFGLGGVGLSVIMGCKAAGAARIIGVDINKDKFEKAKEVGATECINPQDFRKPIDEVLKEMSGGGVDFSFEVIGRLDTMMAALLCCQEAYGISVIVGVPPDSQNLSMNPMLLLSGRTWKGAIFGGFKSKESVPKLVDDFMAKKFPLDALITHVLPFEKINEGFDLLRSGRSIRTILTF is encoded by the exons atgagCACAGCAGGAAAA GTAATTAAATGCAAGGCGGCTGTGCTATGGGAGTTAAACAAACCCTTTGCCATTGAGGAGGTGGAGGTCGCACCCCCTAAAGCTCATGAAGTTCGAATAAAG ATGGTGGCCACAGGAGTCTGTCGGTCAGATGACCACGTAGTTAGTGGACACTTTCTCATACCTCTTCCTGTGATCGCTGGCCATGAGGCAGCTGGGATTGTGGAGAGCATTGGAGAAGGAGTGACTACAGTAAGACCAG GTGATAAAGTCATCCCACTCTTTACACCCCAGTGTGGGAAATGCAGTGTTTGTAAACACCCAGAAGGCAACTTCTGCTTGAAAAACGA TTTGAGCAAACCTCGGGGGACTATGCAGGACGGTACCAGGAGGTTCACCTGCAGAGGGAAGCCCATCAGCCACTTCCTTGGCATCAGCACCTTCTCCCAGTACACAGTGGTGGACGAGATCTCAGTGGCCAAGATAGATGCAGCCTCACCACTAGAGAAAGTCTGTCTCATTGGCTGTGGATTCACTACTGGTTATGGGTCTGCAGTCAAAGTTGCCAAG GTTACCCAGGGCTCCACTTGTGTGGTGTTTGGCCTTGGAGGAGTCGGCCTGTCTGTTATTATGGGCTGTAAAGCGGCAGGAGCAGCCAGGATCATTGGGGTGGACATCAACAAAGATAAATTTGAGAAGGCAAAGGAAGTGGGTGCCACTGAGTGCATCAACCCACAGGACTTCAGGAAACCCATCGACGAGGTGCTGAAGGAAATGAGCGGTGGAGGTGTGGATTTTTCATTTGAAGTCATTGGTCGGCTTGACACCATG ATGGCTGCCTTGTTGTGCTGTCAAGAGGCATATGGCATAAGTGTCATTGTAGGAGTACCTCCTGATTCCCAAAACCTCTCCATGAACCCCATGTTGCTATTGAGTGGACGTACCTGGAAAGGAGCGATTTTTGGTG gcTTTAAGAGTAAAGAGTCTGTCCCCAAACTTGTGGATGATTTTATGGCTAAGAAGTTTCCATTAGATGCATTAATAACCCATGTTTtaccttttgaaaaaataaatgaaggattCGACCTGCTTCGATCTGGAAGGAG tatCCGTACCATCCTGACATTTTGA